From a single Epinephelus fuscoguttatus linkage group LG18, E.fuscoguttatus.final_Chr_v1 genomic region:
- the LOC125906261 gene encoding oocyte zinc finger protein XlCOF6-like, with protein sequence MFSLETFERQISAVMETVVEAAVTELGRLLEKRSDNVMAAQQRSAPLTKSEEGEEEEEEEKESEVTPQGERRMFNKVITNQFASLMEALTRSAVDKVLMMLKVSLCEAEDSPAAEGEQRAGLNDEVTQTNMNPAAGQVAEAKQLTESASRITPQKRKKNKRRPKPATTRGDDHIYHREQRHPEEPAAAASAAAAAAAVTDSVIKPSVAATHESNSGSLSDTEALTTELASSVGEENGVQVDTGTSAPTSKVKKKKTTEPLKCPCCDKSFTLKCMMDRHYLTHSKPHLCSECGKRFSGQRGLIAHSRRHTGEKLYKCSDCGTEFAYKNTFERHMRNHRMKKPSTHTCALCENHFTGLLALQRHRCCALKKTFVCSLCPEIFECRQSLADHENLHSGDRDFVCEMCGESFFSSLSLATHRVTHMQKENCCDVLGLGCSDLSVLKNHLSKHTGEKLFCCEVCGKGCSHQSALKHHMLTHTGEKPFVCETCGKRCGHASALQNHLRIHTGKKPGQQPVCSVCGKKFRRTVNLKYHMSIHTGMKPYACDHCDKKFSNPSNLKLHMMIHSGEKMYGCNICGKRFTQANSLKLHRRVHTGEKLYCCKVCGEGFIHCSDFRKHQRGHMPDEPGDGQPEETAVKI encoded by the exons ATGTTCAGCCTGGAGACTTTTGAGCGTCAGATATCTGCTGTGATGGAGACTGTGGTGGAGGCGGCGGTGACGGAGCTCGGCAGACTTTTGGAGAAGCGCTCGGATAACGTCATGGCCGCTCAGCAGCGCTCCGCTCCGCTAACGAAGAgcgaggagggggaggaggaggaggaggaggagaaggagagcgaGGTGACTCCACAGGGGGAGAGACGCATGTTTAACAAAGTCATAACG AACCAGTTTGCATCCCTCATGGAAGCTTTGACCAGAAGTGCTGTAGACAAAGTGCTGATGATGTTGAAAGTGTCCCTGTGTGAAGCTGAGGACAGTCCTGCTGCAGAGGGAGAGCAGAGGGCCGGGCTGAACGACGAGGTGACACAGACGAACATGAACCCAGCAGCAGGGCAGGTGGCCGAGGCCAAACAGC TTACAGAATCCGCATCCAGGATTACTcctcagaaaagaaaaaaaaacaagagaagaccCAAACCAGCAACGACGAGGGGTGATGACCACATATACCACAGAG agcaGCGGCATCCTGaagaaccagcagcagcagcatcagcagcagcagcagcagcagctgtcacaGACTCAGTGATCAAACCTT CTGTTGCAGCCACACATGAGAGTAACTCTGGGTCCCTGTCTGACACTGAAGCTTTGACTACTGAGCTGGCCTCCAGTGTAGGTGAGGAAAATGGCGTCCAGGTGGATACAGGCACTTCAGCTCCCACGTCCAAagttaaaaagaagaagaccACCGAGCCGCTGAAATGTCCTTGTTGTGACAAATCATTCACTCTGAAGTGTATGATGGACAGACACTATCTGACTCACTCCAAACCTCACCtgtgctctgagtgtgggaaacgGTTTTCAGGACAGCGAGGGCTCATTGCACATTCAAGACGTCACACTGGGGAGAAGCTTTACAAATGCTCCGACTGTGGGACAGAGTTTGCGTACAAGAATACCTTCGAGAGACACATGCGTAATCACAGAATGAAGAAGCCGAGCACACATACGTGCGCGCTGTGTGAGAATCACTTCACCGGGCTGCTGGCGCTTCAGAGACACAGGTGTTGTGCTTTGAAAAAGACGTTTGTTTGCTCACTTTGCCCGGAGATCTTTGAGTGCAGACAGAGTTTGGCCGATCACGAGAACCTACATTCAGGAGACAGAGATTTTGTCTGTGAAATGTGCGGTGAGAGCTTCTTCTCGTCCTTGTCCTTGGCCACTCATCGGGTGACTCACATGCAAAAGGAAAACTGCTGCGACGTGCTCGGCCTCGGGTGCAGCGACTTGAGCGTCCTCAAAAATCACCTGAGcaaacacacaggagagaagctgTTCTGCTGCGAGGTGTGCGGTAAAGGTTGTAGTCACCAGAGCGCTCTGAAGCACCACATGCTGacccacacaggagagaagcccTTCGTCTGCGAGACCTGCGGCAAACGCTGCGGCCACGCTAGCGCGCTTCAGAACCACCTGAGGATCCACACGGGGAAGAAGCCCGGGCAGCAGCCGGTCTGCAGTGTGTGCGGCAAAAAATTCCGCCGCACGGTCAATCTCAAATATCACATGAGTATCCACACGGGGATGAAACCTTACGCCTGCGACCACTGCGATAAAAAGTTCAGCAACCCCAGCAATCTCAAGTTACACATGATGATTCACTCGGGGGAGAAAATGTACGGCTGCAACATCTGCGGCAAGAGGTTCACTCAGGCCAACAGCCTCAAGCTGCACAGACGCGTTCACACAGGAGAAAAGCTATACTGCTGCAAAGTCTGCGGGGAGGGATTCATACACTGCAGCGACTTCAGGAAACATCAGAGGGGTCACATGCCAGATGAGCCAGGAGATGGTCAGCCTGAAGAGACTGCTGTGAAAATCTAA